In Streptomyces sp. NBC_01231, the sequence ACCGAGGACTGCTACAAGCTGACTACCGAGACCACCGAAGGCCCCTACTACATCGACGCGGACAAGCTCCGCCGGGACGTCACCGAGGACCGGGAGGGCATCCCGTTGCTCCTCGCGCTCAAGGTGATCGACTCCGAGACCTGCAAGCCGATCAGGAACGCCGCCGTCGACATCTGGCACTGCGACGCGGTGGGCGTCTACTCCGGGTACGAGGACTTGGGCAACGGGGGCGGGGGCGGACCGGCTCCGACCGGAGCGTCCACGGGCACCCCCACCGGTACGCCCACCGGGCCGCCCCCGGGCGGCGGCCACCAGGAGCCGACCGACGACTCCCGCTACCTGCGCGGCACTTGGCGGACGGACCGGCACGGTCAGGTCACCTTCAGGACGGTGTTCCCGGGCTGGTACCAGGGCCGTTGTGTCCACATCCACACCAAGGTGCATGTGGACGGTGAGTGGACGGACGCCGGCTACGAGGGCGGGCACACCTGCCACACCGGCCAGTTCTTCTTCGACGAGAAGTCGGTCCTCGCCTCGGCGGAGCTGGAGCCGTACGCGTCCAACACCGCCGAGCGCACCACGCTCGACGAGGACTCGATCTACGACGGCAGCGGCACCCAGGGCGGCCTGCTCCGGCTGAGGTACGACAGGCGGGATCTCGCCAAGGGCGTCCACGCGTCGCTCACGGTCGGTGTGGACCCCGAGTCCACGAACGACGGCCAGGGGATGCCGCCGCGGCCGAGCGCCTCAGCCTCCGCATAAGGGAAGCGTTTCCTGAATCCATAAAGGACGGGAAGCTCGGAAGGGGCTTGGATCGACCGTTGCTTTCAAGCCCCTTCTGCCGGTGCGCGGGAATGCCATGGGAAACCACAGTCCCTTCCCACCGCATTGACAGCCTTCTTACCTAAATTCCCCACCCATGACGGGAAACCACACGGCTCAAGGGCCGAAACACAAACAGGATCTGACGCGTCGCAAGGTCGTCGTGGCGGGCAGTGCCGCCGTGGCGGCGGTGGGCGTGGGCGGCGGGCTCGCCATGACGGCCTCCGCGGACGAGACGACGGCGGCCGCCTCGTCGGGCACGCCCGCGGGCACGGCTTCGAGTACGTCGAGTGCCGCGGAGACCTGCTACCAGCTGACCTCGGAGACCACCGAGGGTCCCTACTACATCGACGCCGACAAGCTCCGCCGGGACATCACCGAGGACAAGGAGGGCATTCCGCTCACCCTCACCCTCAAGGTGATCGACTCCGAGACCTGCAAGCCGATCCGGAACGCGGCCGTCGACATCTGGCACTGTGACGCGCTGGGCATCTACTCCGGCTACGAGAGCGTGTCGACCGGCGGCGGCAGCGCCCCGACCGGCGCCCCCTCGGGCGCGCCCACCGGAACGCCGACGGGTGAGCCGCCGTCGGGCAGGCCGTCCGGCGGTACCGGCGGGGGCGGGGGGCACGAGGAGCCGACCGACGACGAGCGGTATCTGCGCGGCACCTGGAAGACCGACAAGCAGGGCCAGGTCACCTTCAAGACGATCTTCCCGGGCTGGTACCAGGGCCGTTGTGTCCACATCCACACCAAGGTGCATGTGGACGGTGAGTGGACGGACGCCGGTTACGAGGGCGGGCACGCCTGCCACACCGGCCAGTTCTTCTTCGACGAGGAGTCCGTGCTCGCCTCCGCCGAGGTCGCGCCGTACTCCACCAGCACCACCGAGCGCACCACGCTCACCGAGGACCACATCTACGACCAGAGCGGCACCCAGGGTGGTCTGCTCAAGCTGAAGTACAACAAGAAGAACATCGCCCGGGGCGTTGTCGGCACCATCACGATGGGCGTCGTGCCGGACGAGACGAACGACGGCACCTGATCATCGTCCGGGTCAATGGGTATCGCACGGTTTACCCGGTTCCTCTTGTTCTCATACGTGAACCTGAATCCAACCCATTGACCCGGAACATCAGCCTCCGTAACGTCCCTCAGTGCCCGCGTACGTGATTGCAGTTCACGTATGTGCACCACGAGGAGACAACGATGTCAGAAGCCGTGACACCACCCGACGCCGAACGCCGAGCCGTGGGAAAGTTCCTGCGCCGCATGCTGCCGATCCTGGTCCTGATGCTGCTGGTCAACCAGATGGACCGGACGAACGTCGGCTTCGTCCAGGACGAACTGCGGGCCGATGTCGGGGTGAGCGCCACCGCGTACGGTCTCGGCGCCGGCCTCTTCTTCATCGGGTACGCGCTGTTCGAGGTGCCGAGCAACATGCTCCTGGAGCGCTTCGGCGCCCGGGTCTGGCTGACCCGCATCATGATCACCTGGGGTCTGGTGATCGTGGCGATGTGCTTCATCCACAACGTCACGCTGTTCTACGCCCTGCGTTTCCTCCTCGGTGTCGCGGAGGCGGGCTTCTTCCCCGGGGTGCTCCTCTACTTCACCCAGTGGCTGCCCGACTCCAGCCGGGGCCGGGCGAGCGCGATCTTCCTCGGCGGCTCGGCGACGGCGTACATCGTGACGGGACCCATCACGGGCGCGCTGCTCGAACTGCACGGAGCGGGCGGGTTCGCCGGCTGGCGCTGGATGTTCGCGCTGGAGGGCGCCTTCTCGATCCTCGTCGGTGTGATCGCCGGATTCTTCCTCGTCTCCCGGATCGAGGACGCGGGCTGGCTCACCCGGGAGGAGAAGGACGCGCTCAGCGCGGCGGTCGCCCGTGACGAGGAGGCCCGCGCACGGGCCCCGAAGGTGTCCCGCCTCAGGCTCATCCTCCATCCGCAGGTCGCCCTGCTGACCGGTGTCTTCTTCGCGATGGCACTCACCGGCTACGCGATCACGTTCTGGCTGCCGAGCCTGGTCGACGACATCGGCGGTCTCTCCCCGTTCCAGGTCGGGCTGCTCACGGCCATCCCGTGGATCTGCGCCGTGATCGCGATGTACACGGTGAGCCACTACACCGACAAGGCGCCCGACCGCCGCCCGTATCTGGCGATCGCCCTGGTCCTGTCGGCCGTGGGCACCTTCCTCGCCACCCTGGGCTCCCCCTGGTTCGGACTCGCCGCGCTCACGCTCGCCGCGGTCGGCGGGAAGTGCGCGGCCACCCTGTACTGGCCGATGGCCCAGTCCGGACTCGACCTCAAGATCGCCGCGCCGGGACTGGCCGTGGTCAACTCCATCGGAAACCTGGGCGGTTTCGTCTCCCCCACGCTCTTCGGCTATCTCAAGGACACCACCGGCAGCACGAACGGCGGCCTGTACACCCTCTCCGCCGCGTCACTGCTCGCGGTGATCGGGGTGTTCTACGTCAGGAACACCCGCGGCACGCCGGACGCCCCCGCGCGGACCGCGGCCCCGGAGCCGGGCGCGCGACCGGTCGTCTCCTGACGACCAGCAACACCAGCAACACCAGAAGGCGCCCGGGGTGACCACGCCCCGGGCGTCGGCGTACGCACCGCTCGCCACACCTGTGGCCCGGAAGGGCGGGCACTGACGGGCGCCGACGCCGATGCGTGACGGGCACCTCATGGGCGCCGCACAGTTTTCTCGTGGGGGAGGCACAGAGGCAAGCGGTCTCATGGGGAACACGACAGCCGTACGACGCGCGTACGACCCTGAGTCGCCGGAGGTGGAATCCGTGGCATGCGCAGCTCTGCTCTCCCTGCTGCTGATCGCCGGTGCGGTGGGCGCGGTCGTCGCGCGGCGCCGCGCCCGCCGACCGGACGCCCTGTCCGACCTGGACGAGGAGGTCGAGGCCAACCGCTGGGTGGTACGGCTCGGTGGCAGCCTGTCCGCCCTCGACGTACGGACCCTGGCACGCGCCGACCGGACCGCGGTCCAGGCCCTGACGGACGCCACCGAACGCCTCGGCACCGCCCGCGCCCAACTCGCCGCCGCCAACTCCGGCGCGGAGTACGCCCAGGTGAAGCGCACCGCCGCGGAAGGACTCCAGCACGTCCACGAGGCTCGGACCGCCCTCGGACTCGACAGCGACCAGCCGGCACGGGGCCGGGGCGACGCTGGTGTGACGATCGGCGTCGCGTCGGGCCGGGGTTAGTGCCCCTCACTGCCCGGCGGTTGCGGTCCCGCACCTCAGGCCCGCCAGGCGGAGACCACGTCCCGCGCACTCCACACCAGCTCGACGCCGGCGTCGGCCAGGGGCCCCGTCGTACCCGAGAGGGACACCACGGCGAGACCTGTGGAGCCGGGGGCGAAGCCGGGCACTTGGGCGGCGCCCGTCTGCAGGGCGGCAAGGTCGTGATGGTCGAACGGGGAGGAGAGCCACTTCACGGACCCGGCGAAGTGGAGGGTGTTCGCGACGGGGGCGCGGTCGGCGCCGATCAGGTCGATCTCCGGGGAGAACTTACGGTTCCACCAGCCGCCCACCTCGGCGGTGTCGGGCCAGGGGAAGTCCCCGGACACCGCGGCCAGTTCCAGCGCTTCCCGGACCAAGGGCTCCACGGCCCTGCCCCGCCAGGCGGCCCAGCGTCGTACGACGAGCCGGTACGCGGCCTCGGGGCGGCCGCGTCGCGACAACGCCTGCGCGGAACGCATGGCGGCCAGGTAGAGGCGGAGATTGCTGTCCGCCACGCGGTAGAGGGCGGGCTTGCCCGGGCTGGTGGACAGCGGGGTGTCGGCGGCGAGGACCCGCTTCTCCTCGGTGAGCCGTCGCAACAGGGGGGACAGTATCCCCGACGGCAGCGCACCACTCTGACTCCCCGCCGTCGCCGCGATGTTGGCGTGCGTACGGTCTCCGCTGCCCACCGCCTCCAGTACCCGGCGGGACTGGTCGGGCGCGGGGAACTCGGCCATGAGCGTCGCCTCCGGGACACCGAAGAGCGGTGAGGCCGGGTCCGCGCACTCCGCCTCGATGAAATCGAGTGCCGGGGTCGCCTGCGGCCACGCACGCAGAATCCCCGGCAGGCCTCCGGAGACGAGATGCGCGTCGATGGCATCCGACGCGTCCAGCCCCAGCGCGTCCCCGGTCTCGGCCGGGTTGAGCGGCCCGAGGACCAGGCTGTCGGCCCGCCCGTAGAAGGGCCGGTCGTACGCGGTGAACCGCTCCATCATGTGCAGGTCGCTGCCGAGCAGCAGCAGGAGCACGGGTCTACCGGCGAGCAGTCTGTCCCAGGCCGTCTGCATCGCCCCGTCGAACACGGGGTCCTGCTCGGCCAGCCAGGGCAGCTCGTCGAGGACCACGACGCTGGGCGAGTCGGGCAGGACGGCGGCGAGTGCGCGCAAGGCGTCGGGCCAGTTGGTCGGGGCGCTCTTCGGTACGAGTTCCGGGTCGGCCGGGAGGGAGGACTCTCTCAGTTCGGCCATGAAGTCGGCGATGCCCTCCCGGGGGGAGGCGCCCTTGGTCGCGGTGAAGAAGACGTACGGTCGCCGGGCCCGATCACAGAACTCCTGCACCAACCGCGACTTCCCGACCTGCCGCCGCCCCCTCATCGCGACGGCCACCCCGGCACCGTCAGCTGTGACACGGTCGAGGCGCTTGTGGAGGAGGGCCAGCTCAGCCTGGCGGCCTACGAAAGGGGCGGGCATGAGGCCTCCCGGGCAGGGGCTGGATGCAGCGCTATGTAGATTCATTCTACGTAGAATCAATCTACATAGCACTCGGAACAGTCGGAGCGGGGTTCGGTGACCCCAGTTCGCACCACACGTACTTGCCTCGATTGCCGTGTCTCGACAGTGGCTGCCAGCCCCAGACGTCGGCGCAGGCGCGGACGAGGGCGAGGCCGCGGCCTTCTTCGGCGTCGGTCAGGCTCGTCAGCTCGCCCGGTGGTTCGGGTGGTTCCGGGTCCGCGTCCCATGCCCCGATCCGCAGGACCCCGGCCGACCAGCGGACGCGGAGGGCGGCGGGGCCCTTGGTGTGGCGCACGGCGTTGCCGACCAGCTCCGTCGCGAGGAGCTCGGCGACGTCGGCGAGGCCGATGAGGCCGTGCATCGTGAGGATCAGGCGGAGGGTGCGGCGGCTGATGGTGACGGCTCTGGGGTCCTGGGGGATGTGCAGCGTGTACTCCCAGGGTTCGGTTTCGGGCATGGGTGACTCCGTTCGGTGGGGGTGGGGGCTGCGGCCCGCGGGCGGTGGCAATGCCGCGTCCGCCATGGCAGGGCGGAGTGGTGCGCTTCCGGGGTCCCGGTTTCGCAGGGTATGCGTCGCGTCACTGACGGTAGAGGTAAATGTTTTGCCGCGGCAAGTCGTTCGCGTAACCTTGCACCCGATCGGGGCCGTCCAACCCCGCGTGAGAACAGTGCCGTTGGGGAGTTGAGGGACGAATGCCCGCGAGGATTCAGCCGACTGTTCGCCAGATCCGCCTTGGCGCTGAACTGCGCAAACTGCGGGAGGCGGCGGGGTTGACGTCCCGTCAGGCGGCTGCGCTGCTGGGTACGAGTCCGGCCCAGATGAGTCAGATCGAGGCGGGCAACGCCGGTGTCAGCGAGGAGCGGGTCCGTAGGCTCGCCGTGCATTACGCCTGCACAGACGCTGAACTGGTCGGCGCCTTGGTAGAAATGGCGACGGACCGCACGCGCGGATGGTGGGAGGAGTACCGGGGCGAGCTGCCGCCGGTCTTCCAGGATCTGGCGGAGTTGGAGCATCACGCGCAGTTCATGTGGGTGATCGGAACGGCGCACGTTCCGGGCTTGCTCCAGACGGAGGAGTACGCCCGCGCGGTGCTCGCATACCGAGTCCCTGAACTCCCGGGCAGCGAACTGGAACCACGGCTGGCGCATCGGATGCGCCGCAGGTCCGTGCTTTCACACGCGGGGGCGGCCCCCTATGAGGCGGTCGTTCACGAATCCGTACTGCGCACGCGCGTCGCTGATCGGCAGGTGGCCCGAGCCCAGCTAGAAGAGCTGCTGCGTGAGTCCGAACGGCCGAACGTGTCGGTTCGTGTGATCCCGTTCGACGTCGACGGATTCGCCGGCGCCAGCTCGATGATGATGTACGCGGGTGGACGTGTGGCTGCCCTGGACACGGTCCAGCGGGACGCGCCGTACGGGTCGGTGTTCCTGGATGCGGCCGCCCAACTCCTGGCCATGCGAACACTCTTCCGTAAGGTGGAGTCCGTATCGCTGGACCCCGCCAAGTCGCGGGAGTTCATCCATCGTGTGGCGAAGGAACTGTAGTCGTGATCCAGTGGCAGAAGTCCTCGTTCTCGGGTCCGGGCGACGGTAACGAATGCGTCGAACTCGCCCACAGCGAAGCCTCGTTGCTCCTGCGGGAGAGCGACGATCCGGCCCGGATACTTCCCGTCACCCCTACCGGACTGGCCGCCCTCCTGCGGCTCGTCAAAGAGAAGTAGACGCGCTCGACGAAGGTCTCTTGATCCACCGCCCGGCGAAGGAGCTGTGAGCCGTGATCCAGTGGCAGAAGTCCACCTTCTCCAGTGGGAGCGACGGGGCCAACTGCGTCGAACTCGCCCACACCGAAGCCTCGTTGCTCCTCCGCGAGAGCGACGCCCCCGCCCGGATACTCCCCCTGACCCCCGCCGCCCTCGCCGCCCTCCTGGACCACCTCCGCGACGCTCCCACCCGTTGACCCCCGTATCGAACCGCCCGGGCGCCACCACCCGGGCGGTTCGCACTACCGCGCCACGAACTCCGTCAGGATCGCCTGTACCTCGTAGATGTCGACGCCCTTGGTGAAGGTCTTCTCGATCGGTACGGAGTTGCCCGACACCCAGATCTTCAGCTCGGCGTCGAGGTCGAAGGTGCCGGCGGTCTCCACCGCGAAGTGGGTGATGCTGCGGTACGGGATGGAGTGGTACTCCACCTTCTTGCCGGTGATGCCCTGCTTGTCGACCAGGATCAGTCGGCGGTCGGTGAACAGGATGACGTCGCGCACCAGTTGGTAGGCGGCCTGTACCTGCTCACCGCCGCCCAGCAGGCGCGCGTAGTCCTGCTGCGCCTGGCTCGGGTCGACGGTGTGCGCGTTGCCGAACATGCCCATGTGGATCCCCCCACTCGGTCGGTACATGTGGCCTGGTGCGTTCCGTTTCGCCCCGGCTTCACATGATCTTCGTGCTGTATACCGTTCGAGGTGCAACTGTGTACAGAGGTGCGTGAGATGTGATCGCGAGCGGCAACCCTTCTGAGATCCGCGGCCACTGACGGGGTGACAGTACGTTCCACCTTCCCGTAAGGACCCCCCTTCGTGGCAACCCCCTCCCACCGCCGGTCCCTCCGCAAGCGGCGCACCCTCGTCGTCTCCGCCGCCGCCGTCGCGGCCGCCGGCCTCGGCACCTCCTTACTCGTGATGAACGCGAACGCGGAAGCCGTCGACCTGTTCCACCAGACGCTCGCCGCGAAGGACGGCTGGGCGTCCTCCGGCACCGGAACCACCGGCGGTGCGAAGGCCGACGCCGCGCACACCTTCACCGTCAGCACGCGCGCGCAGCTGGTGAAGGCGCTGGGGTCGGCCTCAGACACCACCCCGCGGGTCATCAAGGTCAAGGGCACGATCGACGCCAACACCGATGACGCCGGCAAGAAGCTGACCTGCGCGGACTACGGGTCCGGCACCGGCTACTCGCTCTCCGCCTACCTGAAGGCGTTCGACCCCGCGAGCTACGGCACCTCGAAGCTGCCGTCCGGCACGCAGGAGACCGCGCGGGCCGCCGCGCAGGGCAAGCAGGCCAAGAACATCGTCTTCAAGGTGCCGGCCAACACGTCCGTCGTCGGCGTCCCCGGCACCAAGGCGGGCATCACCGGCGGCATGCTCCAGATCCAGAACGTGGACAACGTCGTCGTCCGCAACCTCACCTTCGCCGCCACCGAGGACTGCTTCCCGCAGTGGGACCCGACCGACGGCGACGACGGCAACTGGAACTCCAACTACGACTCCGTCACCCTGCGCGGCGCGAGTCACGTCTGGGCGGACCACAACACGTTCACCGACGCGCCCCACCTCGACAGCGCCAACCCGAAGTACTACGGCCGCGAGTACCAGATCCACGACGGCGCGCTCGACATCACCAAGGGCTCCGACCTGGTGACCGTCTCGCGCAACCAGTTCACCAACCACGACAAGACGATGCTGATCGGCAGCAGCGACACCGACAGCGTCGGCAAGCTGCGCGTCTCCATCCACCACAACGTGTGGAAGGGCATCGTCCAGCGTGCGCCGCTGGCCCGCATCGGCCAGATCCACATCTACAACAACCACTACGACGTCACGACCCTCAACGGCTACGCGACGCAGTACAGCATCAACTCCCGCGCCAAGGCCCAGGTCGTCGCGCAGAACAACTACTGGACGGTCCCGTCGGGCGGAAAGGTCGCCAAGCTGCTGAGCGGTGACGGGACAGGGTCCGTGGCGGGCAGCGGCAACCTCGTGAACGGGACGGCGACGGACGTCGTCGCGGCGTACAACGCGGCGTCCTCGAAGGACCTGAAGACGACGGTCAACTGGACCCCGACGCTGACAGCGGAACTGGAGTCCTCGGCGAAGAACCTGCCGACCTCGCTGGGGTCGACGACGGGTGCGGGCGTTCTGAAGTAGCGGATGCCGAGGGACCCGGGACGTGCGCCCGGGTCTCTCATGGAGTCTGCCGGGCAGGCCGCCGACCGGGCGGTTCACGCAGGGCGCATGACCGTTGGTGGTCGCTCAGGACTGGGAATCGGCCCAGAAGGTGAAGATCTTCGAGAAGCCCGCCCGTACGGCGCCGCGTCGCGTGAGCACGGACCGGTCGACTCCGGAGAAGACAGCCGCGAGGGAGACGTCGGCGGGCAACACCCGGCCCGCCGCCTGCACGCTTACCTTCCTGCCGCTTCCGAGACCCGACTGCCGCACGGTGATGACGACACCGGGGTCCTCGGCGTCGGGCTGCCGGGACAGTTCGTACGCCCGGTGGTTGATCGCCGTGAGCCTGTACGTGTCGCCCAGATACGTCATGCGCAGGGAGCGCCGCCGGTGCGTGAGCCCCCACCGGTTCCGGCTCATCCGCACGAGCCCGTCGCCCACTCGGAGCGTCGCGCGGTTGAGGGTCGGCATCGACAGGACGTCCGTGTGCGCGCCACGCGTCTCGAACGTGGTCGCGGGGATCAGGGCACCCCGCACATCCGTGACGATCACGTTCGGCACGTCCCGGCCCGCCGGGTACACCACCCGGATGTCGCCGAACTCCGGAGAAGTGCCCTCCCAGCCGAACTTCGTTCGCCCGGCGGGCTGTTTCTCCTTCCAGTACGTGAGAGTGAAAGGGCTGATGGTCGTGTGCATGCCGTCCTTCGCGCGGAGTAGCGACCCTGTCCTCGTTGTGAACGTCCGTCGCCTGGTCCAGCTTCCCCTTGGCTCGCGACGGCCCGATCAGGTCACGTACCGGCCGTCCCACGGTTCGGCGAATTCGAGGCGGTCGGGGTAGAGCTCGGCCCAGGACTCGCCTTCCGCCTCGCGGATCACCAGGCCGAAACGGACGCCGTCGAGGGTGACCTGGAAGGGGCGGACGGCGATGTGGGTGTAGGAGCGGCGGGGGAGGCTGCGCAGGAGTTTCGCCAGGTGGATCCGGGCGCGGCCGAGGACCGAGTCGTCGCCGGACGGGGCGGCCTGCTGCTCGGCCCAGGTGCCCGCGCACAAGAACTCCGAGTCTCGGTAGTGGCCCTCGGCGTCGAAGGTGTGG encodes:
- a CDS encoding MFS transporter — encoded protein: MSEAVTPPDAERRAVGKFLRRMLPILVLMLLVNQMDRTNVGFVQDELRADVGVSATAYGLGAGLFFIGYALFEVPSNMLLERFGARVWLTRIMITWGLVIVAMCFIHNVTLFYALRFLLGVAEAGFFPGVLLYFTQWLPDSSRGRASAIFLGGSATAYIVTGPITGALLELHGAGGFAGWRWMFALEGAFSILVGVIAGFFLVSRIEDAGWLTREEKDALSAAVARDEEARARAPKVSRLRLILHPQVALLTGVFFAMALTGYAITFWLPSLVDDIGGLSPFQVGLLTAIPWICAVIAMYTVSHYTDKAPDRRPYLAIALVLSAVGTFLATLGSPWFGLAALTLAAVGGKCAATLYWPMAQSGLDLKIAAPGLAVVNSIGNLGGFVSPTLFGYLKDTTGSTNGGLYTLSAASLLAVIGVFYVRNTRGTPDAPARTAAPEPGARPVVS
- a CDS encoding PH domain-containing protein → MGMFGNAHTVDPSQAQQDYARLLGGGEQVQAAYQLVRDVILFTDRRLILVDKQGITGKKVEYHSIPYRSITHFAVETAGTFDLDAELKIWVSGNSVPIEKTFTKGVDIYEVQAILTEFVAR
- a CDS encoding AAA family ATPase codes for the protein MPAPFVGRQAELALLHKRLDRVTADGAGVAVAMRGRRQVGKSRLVQEFCDRARRPYVFFTATKGASPREGIADFMAELRESSLPADPELVPKSAPTNWPDALRALAAVLPDSPSVVVLDELPWLAEQDPVFDGAMQTAWDRLLAGRPVLLLLLGSDLHMMERFTAYDRPFYGRADSLVLGPLNPAETGDALGLDASDAIDAHLVSGGLPGILRAWPQATPALDFIEAECADPASPLFGVPEATLMAEFPAPDQSRRVLEAVGSGDRTHANIAATAGSQSGALPSGILSPLLRRLTEEKRVLAADTPLSTSPGKPALYRVADSNLRLYLAAMRSAQALSRRGRPEAAYRLVVRRWAAWRGRAVEPLVREALELAAVSGDFPWPDTAEVGGWWNRKFSPEIDLIGADRAPVANTLHFAGSVKWLSSPFDHHDLAALQTGAAQVPGFAPGSTGLAVVSLSGTTGPLADAGVELVWSARDVVSAWRA
- a CDS encoding DUF397 domain-containing protein, with the translated sequence MIQWQKSTFSSGSDGANCVELAHTEASLLLRESDAPARILPLTPAALAALLDHLRDAPTR
- a CDS encoding ATP-binding protein; this translates as MPETEPWEYTLHIPQDPRAVTISRRTLRLILTMHGLIGLADVAELLATELVGNAVRHTKGPAALRVRWSAGVLRIGAWDADPEPPEPPGELTSLTDAEEGRGLALVRACADVWGWQPLSRHGNRGKYVWCELGSPNPAPTVPSAM
- a CDS encoding polysaccharide lyase family 1 protein; the encoded protein is MATPSHRRSLRKRRTLVVSAAAVAAAGLGTSLLVMNANAEAVDLFHQTLAAKDGWASSGTGTTGGAKADAAHTFTVSTRAQLVKALGSASDTTPRVIKVKGTIDANTDDAGKKLTCADYGSGTGYSLSAYLKAFDPASYGTSKLPSGTQETARAAAQGKQAKNIVFKVPANTSVVGVPGTKAGITGGMLQIQNVDNVVVRNLTFAATEDCFPQWDPTDGDDGNWNSNYDSVTLRGASHVWADHNTFTDAPHLDSANPKYYGREYQIHDGALDITKGSDLVTVSRNQFTNHDKTMLIGSSDTDSVGKLRVSIHHNVWKGIVQRAPLARIGQIHIYNNHYDVTTLNGYATQYSINSRAKAQVVAQNNYWTVPSGGKVAKLLSGDGTGSVAGSGNLVNGTATDVVAAYNAASSKDLKTTVNWTPTLTAELESSAKNLPTSLGSTTGAGVLK
- a CDS encoding intradiol ring-cleavage dioxygenase produces the protein MTVNQQPQQPQNSQDLTRRKVVAVGAGAIAAVGIGGTAFATNATAGHKDGTDAASSTEDCYKLTTETTEGPYYIDADKLRRDVTEDREGIPLLLALKVIDSETCKPIRNAAVDIWHCDAVGVYSGYEDLGNGGGGGPAPTGASTGTPTGTPTGPPPGGGHQEPTDDSRYLRGTWRTDRHGQVTFRTVFPGWYQGRCVHIHTKVHVDGEWTDAGYEGGHTCHTGQFFFDEKSVLASAELEPYASNTAERTTLDEDSIYDGSGTQGGLLRLRYDRRDLAKGVHASLTVGVDPESTNDGQGMPPRPSASASA
- a CDS encoding DUF397 domain-containing protein; translated protein: MIQWQKSSFSGPGDGNECVELAHSEASLLLRESDDPARILPVTPTGLAALLRLVKEK
- a CDS encoding helix-turn-helix transcriptional regulator codes for the protein MPARIQPTVRQIRLGAELRKLREAAGLTSRQAAALLGTSPAQMSQIEAGNAGVSEERVRRLAVHYACTDAELVGALVEMATDRTRGWWEEYRGELPPVFQDLAELEHHAQFMWVIGTAHVPGLLQTEEYARAVLAYRVPELPGSELEPRLAHRMRRRSVLSHAGAAPYEAVVHESVLRTRVADRQVARAQLEELLRESERPNVSVRVIPFDVDGFAGASSMMMYAGGRVAALDTVQRDAPYGSVFLDAAAQLLAMRTLFRKVESVSLDPAKSREFIHRVAKEL
- a CDS encoding intradiol ring-cleavage dioxygenase codes for the protein MTGNHTAQGPKHKQDLTRRKVVVAGSAAVAAVGVGGGLAMTASADETTAAASSGTPAGTASSTSSAAETCYQLTSETTEGPYYIDADKLRRDITEDKEGIPLTLTLKVIDSETCKPIRNAAVDIWHCDALGIYSGYESVSTGGGSAPTGAPSGAPTGTPTGEPPSGRPSGGTGGGGGHEEPTDDERYLRGTWKTDKQGQVTFKTIFPGWYQGRCVHIHTKVHVDGEWTDAGYEGGHACHTGQFFFDEESVLASAEVAPYSTSTTERTTLTEDHIYDQSGTQGGLLKLKYNKKNIARGVVGTITMGVVPDETNDGT